Proteins encoded in a region of the Bactrocera tryoni isolate S06 chromosome 4, CSIRO_BtryS06_freeze2, whole genome shotgun sequence genome:
- the LOC120774098 gene encoding myb-like protein F, producing MINSANTVDFNVINHGKVILPHGLVPLDKCKLVHTSKIPQSGSERFTSSYAIQASINPYTYTVDNKPSANIQSAETKEINMQPQRVHVQHLQIHPNLQNNQWINDKFHNLNAERERTAPNGCITKINHNNNVIRKESAFSLSSSSKCSVSNNNNNNNNNSNINNSSSFPNTFKNVECDKDLVYDGMKKTARGVTALMGSTDRGTTSIYSTDYQENAFHRIEDVHNYAKMDRYSYSNESSNSSMHEEDNEDEDEDLDEDDNNDDAATNYERYLKSKHLAAKRKRVKCHENFNMEITRLETEETELNVDVETVHKVQNETTEEAMPSTPDHHARRPMNAFLIFCKRHRAIVKERYRSLENRAITKILGDWWASLDATDKKCFTNLAQQNKDAFFNANPNFKWYKLPAPPLRTLNTRPGNTSTEPEDDMKSFMSAQSGSAMLAKYTKSGNNHLFKLADEAQMGELSSLFSGESDNNNCNSNQNALQKALGETSQFLNAYMSPTSGAESVQSNKHRLLSENSFSSNGSEDDILPKKTSRACKGKIYQELINSGQISAVSKKIKTPKSQSHPNGYAHHIVTPSSSSNLTSLDSTNHFSSTCGNNNKLSETCPGEGFQSNNDLSSFDLEDKIKELPALSLDLYLQRKRNTKKKKKFTSKKRHSNNTVNNKNSEAISVTHAPPISCPNRSREAPPQQAVGSQKRKARKESITRRDVTVIENEIASVIPLPKNFSTINGCYYFNASPDGAISKCLPFSEIPNSTAATGSDNQRTDVNVFGNLCNDNSSTSDLLILAEVAANRTELTN from the exons atgatCAACAGCGCAAACACAGTTGACTTTAATGTTATAAATCATGGTAAAGTCATACTTCCACACGGATTAGTGCCATTGGACAAATGCAAACTAGTACATACTTCGAAGATACCTCAAAGTGGCAGCGAAAGATTCACTTCGTCATATGCAATACAAGCCTCTATTAATCCCTACACTTACACCGTCGATAATAAGCCCAGCGCCAATATTCAAAGTGCCGAGACCAAAGAGATTAACATGCAGCCGCAACGTGTACATGTCCAGCATCTGCAAATACATCCCAATTTGCAGAACAATCAATGGATTAATGATAAGTTTCACAACTTGAACGCTGAAAGAGAGCGCACTGCGCCAAATGGGTGcataactaaaataaatcaCAACAATAACGTAATTAGAAAAGAAAGTGCCTTTAGTTTAAGTAGCAGCAGCAAGTGCAGCgtcagcaataacaataataataacaacaacaacagtaatattaataatagtaGTAGCTTCccaaatactttcaaaaatgtAGAATGTGATAAGGACTTAGTCTATGATGGCATGAAAAAGACAGCTCGCGGTGTCACTGCTCTTATGGGTTCAACCGATAGGGGTACGACGTCCATTTATAGTACTGATTACCAAGAAAATGCCTTTCACCGCATCGAGGATGTGCACAATTATGCCAAGATGGACCGTTATAGCTATTCGAATGAAAGTAGCAATAGCAGTATGCATGAGGAAGACAATGAAGACGAAGATGAGGATTTAGATGAGGATGATAACAATGACGATGCCGCGACCAACTACGAACGTTATCTGAAAAGCAAGCACTTAGCGGCTAAGCGAAAGCGagtgaaatgtcatgaaaattttaatatggaaaTTACCAGATTGGAAACGGAGGAGACTGAACTGAATGTTGATGTAGAGACTGTGCACAAAGTGCAGAATGAAACAACTGAAGAGGCAATGCCTAGCACACCAGACCATCATGCGCGCAGACCGATGAATGCTTTCTTGATATTTTGTAAACGCCACAGAGCCATAGTCAAGGAACGGTACAGATCGTTGGAAAATAG AGCTATCACCAAGATACTTGGAGACTGGTGGGCTTCCTTAGACGCCACTGATAAGAAATGCTTTACCAATTTGGCGCAACAG aataaagaCGCATTTTTTAACGCAAATCCAAACTTCAAATGGTACAAGCTGCCGGCTCCTCCATTACGCACCTTGAACACTCGCCCAGGCAATACAAGTACAGAACCGGAAGACGACATGAAATCTTTTATGAGTGCGCAAAGCGGGAGTGCTATGCTAGCAAAGTACACGAAGAGTGGCAACAATCACCTTTTTAAACTAGCTGATGAAGCACAAATGGGTGAACTCAGTAGTCTGTTCAGTGGCgaaagcgacaacaacaactgcaattcGAACCAGAATGCATTGCAGAAGGCCTTGGGCGAGACGTCACAATTTTTGAACGCTTACATGTCACCCACCAGCGGCGCAGAGAGCGTACAATCGAACAAACATCGCCTGTTAAGTGAGAATAGCTTCTCCAGTAATGGGAGTGAAGATGATATTTTGCCGAAGAAAACGTCAAGGGCATGCAAAGGGAAAATCTATCAAGAACTTATTAATTCAGGGCAAATTTCAGCGGTttcgaagaaaataaaaacacccAAATCACAAAGCCATCCCAACGGTTACGCTCATCACATTGTGACTCCTTCCAGCAGTTCTAACCTAACGTCACTGGATAGCACCAATCATTTTTCATCCACGTgcggaaataataataaactaagTGAAACTTGCCCCGGTGAGGGTTTTCAATCAAATAATGATCTGTCAAGTTTCGATTTGGAAGACAAAATTAAGGAATTGCCAGCACTCAGTTTGGATCTTTACTTACAGCGCAAGCGCAATacgaagaagaaaaagaaattcacATCGAAAAAACGCCATTCAAACAATAcagtaaacaacaaaaattcagAGGCAATAAGTGTAACGCATGCGCCACCCATATCGTGTCCGAACAGAAGTCGGGAGGCACCGCCGCAGCAGGCTGTTGGCAGTCAAAAACGTAAAGCGCGAAAAGAGAGCATCACCAGACGCGACGTCACTGTGATTGAGAATGAAATCGCGTCCGTTATTCCATTGCCTAAAAATTTCAGTACCATAAACGGCTGTTATTACTTTAACGCATCGCCAGATGGCGCAATATCAAAATGTCTACCATTCAGCGAAATCCCAAACTCCACGGCTGCAACAGGATCAGACAATCAGCGCACCGACGTCAACGTTTTTGGCAACTTATGCAATGACAATTCGTCTACCTCAGACTTACTCATTCTGGCCGAGGTGGCTGCCAATCGCACCGAACTAACAAATTAA